The following are encoded together in the Myxococcales bacterium genome:
- a CDS encoding response regulator transcription factor codes for MSKPLILVVDDEEDILELIRYNLAKEGYQVGTVTTGEDALAFARREKPNLVILDLMLPGVDGLEVCKRLKANDATAAIPVIMLTAKSEDADVVTGLELGADDYLTKPFSPRVLVARVRTALRRRQVRIEEPATPLRVQDLAIDVGRHEVRIKGKAVDLTPTEFNLLLYLAQRPGFVFSRSQIIDAVKGSDYPVTDRSVDVQIVSLRRKLGAAGKYVETVRGVGYRFKE; via the coding sequence ATGTCCAAGCCGTTGATTCTAGTGGTGGATGACGAGGAAGACATTCTGGAGTTGATCCGTTACAACCTGGCCAAGGAAGGCTATCAGGTCGGCACGGTCACGACCGGCGAGGACGCGCTGGCGTTCGCCCGCCGCGAGAAGCCGAATCTGGTGATTCTGGACCTGATGCTGCCCGGCGTGGACGGCCTGGAGGTTTGCAAGCGTCTCAAGGCCAACGACGCGACCGCGGCCATCCCCGTCATCATGCTGACCGCGAAAAGCGAGGACGCCGACGTGGTGACCGGGCTCGAGTTGGGGGCGGACGATTATCTGACCAAACCGTTCAGCCCCCGCGTGCTGGTCGCTCGCGTCCGCACGGCGTTACGGCGCCGCCAGGTGCGGATCGAGGAGCCGGCGACACCGTTGCGCGTGCAGGATCTGGCGATCGACGTCGGGCGCCACGAGGTGCGCATCAAGGGCAAGGCCGTCGATCTGACGCCCACCGAATTCAACCTGCTGCTCTATCTGGCCCAACGGCCCGGTTTCGTGTTTTCACGCAGCCAGATCATTGACGCCGTCAAGGGTTCGGATTATCCGGTGACCGATCGCAGCGTCGACGTACAAATCGTCAGCCTTCGCCGCAAGCTCGGCGCCGCCGGCAAGTACGTCGAAACCGTTCGCGGGGTCGGTTATCGCTTCAAGGAGTGA